The Oceanispirochaeta sp. M1 genomic interval TGGTTCATGTACATGCTCCAGGACTTCCCCGGATGTAAGTTCAATACATTCTCCCTTCTCATACATGACATATTCCACATTCTCTAATCCCTGATGCAGTTTACCATCAGGAACAATGAAATCAGGAGAGTAGGGCGATGGACCTGTGGGTGAAAATCCCCAGTCAATTTCGGTATTATGAAGTGATTTGAAGGATGAAATGACCTTTCCTCCCTGTTCAAGATAGTCTTTTAATCCTATAGCAAATTCATTGCTCATCTCCACAAGATCTGGAAGTATGACCAATGCATATTTAGAAAGATCCTCGGTCTGGTCTATTACATTAAACTGCTGCCCCGACTCCGTAAGTAAACGGCAGACTCCCTCAATTTCAGCCGAGAAATACCCTGAGCTGTCTCCCCAGAATCCATCGGGTGAAACTACAGCCATCTCTACAACCGGTTCTGCACCAAAACACCAGGGTTCCTTTTTTTCGACACTCTCATAAACATTTCCGATAGTTTTATAGGCTGCGGGATCCAACTCCCCAAAGGGATGAAGCTGGTCACCGATACTGCACCCGGCATCCAGGGCCAGGGATCGGAAGCATTCATATTCCAGGGCTCCCTGATTTCGCAGAGAATGGAAATCTCCCCATGATGTATGAAATTTACCTGTCATACCGAGAACTGGAACATTCAATGTCCGTGCATAGCGGGCAGTGATTGGGAAATCCATATATCCCCACCCTCCAGAAGGAAGGGATTCAAGTTCCAGATGGGTAAATCCACCGATTATGTCTCTGTGGGATGTTCTGACATGGGCATGGTTATAGTAAATCTTTATATCAGGTCTTACAGTTCTTAATGCGGAACTCACAACTTCTGTGAATTCTTTTATGACAGAAAGCATATATTTATTCCGGTCTGATTTTTCCTGTGGATTCAGTCCATCTATTACCATTCCTGCCTTACAATAGGCGCAGGAACACTCCTTAACATTGATAATATCCAGAAAGATCCCGTCGGCAGGATACATCTCCAATACTTCGAGAGCCTGCTCAATTAAGAAATCTCTATAAGGAGTATTCAGGCAGAGCTGCCGGTAGAATCCGGCTTCATAAGGTCCTGTGCCGACCAGCCGTCCCTTTTCATCCATAACAAGCCATTCGGGATGCTCAGTGGCGACCAGATGATCCCATTGAATAGGCAGATACACAGGAACTTTAATTCCTTTTTTGTGACAGGCTTTGATCTGTTCTCCCAGTAAATCAGCACATTTTAAATGAGGGTGAATCTTTTCCGGGAATTTATTTGATGGATAGTAGAGCCATCCATGATGTCCCCGTGAAAAACATGTAATGGAATTGACATGTGCTTCTTTGAGGGTTTCGGCAAACTTTTCAGCATTAAAATTTATTCCAATATCCGGAATTGATTCGCTGGTATGAAAATCCAGGTGAATTTGTCGTAAGAGTATGTTTTTCATTAGTTTATCCTTAGAACTTGTTATCCTTTAACTGCACCGGCAACAATTCCAGATTGAATCTTTTCCTGGAAAAGCATATAGAAAATTAACATTGGCAGGGTGGTCAGAATAATGGCAGCAAACAAGGGACCCATATCTACTGTCTTTTTCCCAACAAAATATAATAATCCAATGGAGACCGTGTATTTACTCTTCTCTGTAATGAAGAGCAATGCAAATATC includes:
- a CDS encoding alpha-amylase family protein, coding for MKNILLRQIHLDFHTSESIPDIGINFNAEKFAETLKEAHVNSITCFSRGHHGWLYYPSNKFPEKIHPHLKCADLLGEQIKACHKKGIKVPVYLPIQWDHLVATEHPEWLVMDEKGRLVGTGPYEAGFYRQLCLNTPYRDFLIEQALEVLEMYPADGIFLDIINVKECSCAYCKAGMVIDGLNPQEKSDRNKYMLSVIKEFTEVVSSALRTVRPDIKIYYNHAHVRTSHRDIIGGFTHLELESLPSGGWGYMDFPITARYARTLNVPVLGMTGKFHTSWGDFHSLRNQGALEYECFRSLALDAGCSIGDQLHPFGELDPAAYKTIGNVYESVEKKEPWCFGAEPVVEMAVVSPDGFWGDSSGYFSAEIEGVCRLLTESGQQFNVIDQTEDLSKYALVILPDLVEMSNEFAIGLKDYLEQGGKVISSFKSLHNTEIDWGFSPTGPSPYSPDFIVPDGKLHQGLENVEYVMYEKGECIELTSGEVLEHVHEPFFNRSWEHFCSHQHAPSTFAGGYPAVVQKGGHIHFIHPVFHTYAQKHPKWYKTLVQNAIHRLINSQMISHNGPSWILMTINRQSEQKRFILHALGYVSERSAREFDIIEDTVALHNLEVTFSLDVKIQKVRVVPEGPELTVTEKNGKQIIIIPEVNGHCMVELNYQV